The Mycolicibacterium flavescens genomic interval CCCCCATCCGCGGGCCGAGCCCGGACTGGTCGCCGTCGGCTGGGCCGGTGGGGATGAGCGAAGCCAGGCCGCGGCCGAGACCGCTGCGCTTGCGTGTGGGTTGGCTCATCGTCTGCTCCTCTTCGCGTAAGCGCTCATCGGTACGTTCTGCCTTTCTCCGCACACGCTCATCGGTTGTTTCGATTCTGGCCGCGATCGGCGATCTCGCGGCTGGCATCCAGATAGCTCATCGCACCGCGCGAGCCCGGGTCGTAGCCGAGGATCGTCATTCCGTAGCCGGGCGCCTCGGACACTTTGACGCTGCGCGGGATGACAGTGCGCAGAACCTTCTCGCCGAAGTGGGCGCGCACATCGGAGGCCACCTGGTCGGCGAGTTTGGTTCGGCCGTCGTACATCGTGAGGATCACCGTGGTCACGTCGAGTTGCGGATTGAGGTGTGCCTTGACCATTTCGATGGTCCGCATCAGCTGGCCGACACCTTCCAGTGCGTAGTACTCGCACTGGATCGGGATCAGCACCTCGGGCGCTGCGACGAACGCGTTGATGGTCAGCAGGCCGAGCGACGGCGGGCAGTCGATGAACACGTAGTCGAAGTTGAACTCCGTGAGCGACGCCAGCGCCGTGCGCAGGCGGCCTTCGCGGGCCACCATGCTCACCAACTCGATCTCGGCGCCGGCCAGGTCGATGGTCGCGGGCACACAATAGAGCCGCTCGTTGTGGGGGCTGCGCTGCAGGGCGTCGCGCAGCGGGATCTCTCCGATCAACACCTCGTACGACGACGGCGTGCCCGGCCGGTGCTCGATGCCCAATGCCGTGCTCGCGTTGCCCTGCGGGTCGAGGTCGATGACGAGCGTCTGCAGTCCCTGCAAAGCGAGCGCCGCCGCGATGTTGACGGCCGTGGTCGTCTTGCCGACCCCGCCCTTCTGATTGGCGATCGTGAACACGCGCTGCCGGTCGGGCCGCGGAAGACTGCCCTTCGATGCGGCGTGAAGCAACCGCACCGCGCGCTCGGCCTCGGCGCCGATCGGCGTATCGAGACCGGTCGGATCCTCCCAGCGGTCCTGTGCCGCCTTCTCCGGCCACTGCTCTTTGGGAGCGGTGCCGGGCGAGGTTTCACGTGAAACATCGGCCGTTCCCGTTGCAAGGCCGACTACGACGTCGCCGGTTTCACGTGAAACATTCGCAGCCGGGCTGGCGGGTGCCGGCACCCCATTCTGTGACGCCATCATCCTCGTCTCCTGCCCGTTGGCCGGTGCGTTACCGCCTTCTCCCGCCGTGCCACGACGACGGTCGCGGGTGGATCCAAGTAGTTCGCGCCACACCTCATCACCCTTACATCGGCCGCGCCGAGCGACGCCATCACACGCCGATGGTCGCGGATCTCCTCTTCGGCACGCTCACCCTTGAGGGCGAGCATGTGGCCGTCGACGCGAAGGAGCGGCATGCTCCATCGAGTCAGCTTGTCCAGGGAGGCCACCGCCCTGGACACCACTACGTCCGTCTCCCCCAACTGCTTCCTCACCCCCGGCTCTTCGGCCCGTCCGCGAACGACCGTCACGTCGACCCCGAGTTCGTCGACCATCTCGCGCAGGAACTCGCTGCGGCGCAGGAGTGGTTCGATGAGCGTCACGTGTAGGTCGGGTCGGGCCAACGCCAACGGTATCCCGGGAAGACCCGCGCCACTACCAATGTCGGCGACTCTCTGATCCGGCTCGACGAGTTCGGACAGCGCCACACTGTTGAGGATGTGGCGCTCCCAAATTCGCTCGACTTCCCGCGGACCGATCAGCCCGCGTTCGACGCCCGCCCCCGCAAGGGTCGCGGCGTACCGCTGGATCCGGTCGAGGCGCTCCCCGAACAAGGAGGCTGCCGCGTCCGGCGGCGCCGACACCTCCCCATGTTTCACGTGAAACATCCTCCGGATCGTCGCGTCGGACCGACGACGCCAATGAACTACACAGTTGTAACTCTGGGTCAGTCGGCGAGGACGACTACACGCCGCGACGGCTCGACGCCCTCGCTCTCGCTGTGGACGCCGTCGATGGCCGCGACCGCATCGTGCACGATCTTGCGCTCGAACGGCGTCATCGGGGCCAGCTCTTCGCGTTCGCCGGTCTCGAGCACGCGGCGCGCCACCTTGTCGCCGAGTGCGGCCAACTCATCGCGACGCCGGCGCCGCCAGCGCGCGATGTCGAGCATCAGCCGGCTGCGCTCCCCCGTCTTCTGGTGCACGGCCAGGCGCGTCAGTTCCTGCAAGGCGTCGAGCACTTCACCCTTGCGACCCACCAACTTGTTCAGGTCGTCGCCGCCGTCGATGCTCACGACCGCGCGGTCCCCCTCGACGTCGAGATCGATGTCACCGTCGAAGTCGAGCAGGTCCAACAACTCCTCGAGATAGTCGCCCGCGATCTCACCCTCGGCGACCAGCTTCTCCTCCAGATCGTCCTCGGCTACCGGCGCGGAGGCATTGCCGTCCTCATCGACGAGTTCGTCGCGCTCGGTCGTCTCGGCGTCAGTCATGTCCTTCTCTCCTCATTCCACCGGGATCGTCCGGTC includes:
- the soj_5 gene encoding chromosome segregation ATPase — encoded protein: MMASQNGVPAPASPAANVSRETGDVVVGLATGTADVSRETSPGTAPKEQWPEKAAQDRWEDPTGLDTPIGAEAERAVRLLHAASKGSLPRPDRQRVFTIANQKGGVGKTTTAVNIAAALALQGLQTLVIDLDPQGNASTALGIEHRPGTPSSYEVLIGEIPLRDALQRSPHNERLYCVPATIDLAGAEIELVSMVAREGRLRTALASLTEFNFDYVFIDCPPSLGLLTINAFVAAPEVLIPIQCEYYALEGVGQLMRTIEMVKAHLNPQLDVTTVILTMYDGRTKLADQVASDVRAHFGEKVLRTVIPRSVKVSEAPGYGMTILGYDPGSRGAMSYLDASREIADRGQNRNNR
- a CDS encoding single-stranded nucleic acid binding R3H domain-containing protein, coding for MTDAETTERDELVDEDGNASAPVAEDDLEEKLVAEGEIAGDYLEELLDLLDFDGDIDLDVEGDRAVVSIDGGDDLNKLVGRKGEVLDALQELTRLAVHQKTGERSRLMLDIARWRRRRRDELAALGDKVARRVLETGEREELAPMTPFERKIVHDAVAAIDGVHSESEGVEPSRRVVVLAD
- the rsmG gene encoding 16S rRNA m(7)G-527 methyltransferase; the protein is MKHGEVSAPPDAAASLFGERLDRIQRYAATLAGAGVERGLIGPREVERIWERHILNSVALSELVEPDQRVADIGSGAGLPGIPLALARPDLHVTLIEPLLRRSEFLREMVDELGVDVTVVRGRAEEPGVRKQLGETDVVVSRAVASLDKLTRWSMPLLRVDGHMLALKGERAEEEIRDHRRVMASLGAADVRVMRCGANYLDPPATVVVARREKAVTHRPTGRRRG